Proteins from a genomic interval of Thamnophis elegans isolate rThaEle1 chromosome 2, rThaEle1.pri, whole genome shotgun sequence:
- the LOC116502978 gene encoding zinc finger protein 664-like, protein MVNEEEEGTSKKGGPKPAEPHGMLSESCQSHGSPDVEPEGGETNETEPRSSKHYQESNSLAVNGDASDSEKVYPSQTQYICPVCGECFNGSSCLVEHQRVHKQEKPRPCPVCGKGYNQEADLVAHMQSHTEEKPFSCLECGRSFLFSSDLVAHQKVHTGEKPYICLECGKGFSQSSQLMSHRRVHTGEKPYECIICEKSFRSNYDLVNHQRSHTGEKPYICSDCGKSFTRSSHLISHQRVHTGERPYPCGICGKRFRDCSHLIRHQRVHTGEKPYECSICGKSFRVNYDLVTHQRNHTGEKPYECPDCGKGFKRSSHLICHQRVHTGERPYPCGICGKSFSYSSDLIKHQRIHTGEKPYECHICGKSFRINADLVTHQRIHTGEKPYTCSDCGKCFARSSRLVSHQRVHVKDGTLGTSFSETEPSQPGTAAVSPAPEHPWAKEEKLDPSEPLALTSLGTSTQFILGDTPQASHVSEIKTECRS, encoded by the coding sequence ATGgtgaatgaggaagaggagggtaCTTCCAAGAAGGGCGGCCCTAAGCCAGCAGAGCCGCATGGGATGCTGTCTGAGAGCTGCCAGAGTCATGGGTCTCCAGACGTCGAACCGGAAGGAGGTGAAACCAACGAGACAGAACCGAGAAGCTCAAAGCACTACCAGGAGAGTAATTCTCTCGCCGTCAACGGTGACGCttctgacagtgagaaggttTATCCCTCACAGACACAGTATATTTGCCCTGTTTGCGGGGAATGTTTTAACGGGAGTTCCTGTCTCGTGGAGCATCAGAGGGTTCACAAACAGGAGAAACCGCGCCCCTGCCCTGTCTGTGGAAAAGGTTACAACCAGGAAGCTGACTTGGTGGCGCACATGCAGAGTCACACGGAAGAGAAGCCATTTTCTTGCCTCGAGTGTGGAAGGAGCTTCCTTTTCAGCTCAGACCTGGTGGCCCATCAAAAGgtccacactggagagaaaccttaCATCTGTCTGGAGTGTGGGAAAGGCTTCTCCCAGAGCTCACAGCTGATGTCCCACCGCAGAGTCCATACCGGGGAGAAGCCGTATGAGTGCATTATCTGCGAGAAGAGCTTCCGGTCCAACTACGACCTGGTCAACCACCAGAGGAGTCACACCGGAGAGAAACCTTACATATGCTCTGACTGCGGGAAGAGCTTCACCCGCAGCTCCCACCTCATTTCCCATCAGAGAGTCCACACCGGCGAAAGACCGTACCCTTGTGGGATCTGCGGGAAGCGTTTCCGCGACTGCTCCCATCTCATTCGGCATCAGAGGGTCCACACGGGCGAGAAACCGTACGAGTGCTCCATTTGTGGGAAGAGCTTCCGGGTCAATTACGACTTAGTTACCCATCAGCGGAACCACACGGGAGAAAAACCTTACGAATGCCCCGATTGTGGGAAAGGCTTTAAGCGGAGTTCGCATCTCATCTGCCACCAGAGGGTCCACACCGGAGAAAGGCCGTATCCCTGCGGCATCTGCGGGAAAAGCTTCAGCTACAGCTCAGACCTCATTAAGCACCAGAgaatccacacgggggagaagcctTACGAATGTCACATTTGCGGGAAGAGCTTTCGGATCAATGCTGACCTGGTCACACACCAGAGgatccacactggagagaaaccttaCACCTgctctgattgtgggaaatgttttgccCGGAGCTCGCGTCTTGTGTCCCATCAGAGAGTCCATGTGAAGGACGGGACCTTGGGAACGTCTTTTTCTGAAACTGAGCCATCCCAGCCAGGAACAGCTGCTGTGTCCCCAGCTCCTGAGCATCCTTGGGCCAAGGAAGAGAAGCTGGACCCAAGTGAGCCTCTGGCTCTGACGAGCCTGGGAACTTCTACTCAGTTCATCCTTGGTGATACTCCTCAGGCTAGCCATGTGAGTGAAATAAAGACAGAATGCAGGAGCTGA